In one Juglans regia cultivar Chandler chromosome 11, Walnut 2.0, whole genome shotgun sequence genomic region, the following are encoded:
- the LOC109011696 gene encoding glycosyltransferase family 92 protein Os08g0121900-like, protein MRPRVRKALLSCFLAIVLFAFFSVRLSRKAISVATVRYSTSNLTVRSKINPNSLNYAVQENHHDRDAQELSRPRTRHVSSIWDSIATLSVLLPAWEVLVIVPPETPLSPGLGEEYRCIFQNNATSTATFSGVLAFTNRTTFKCVMPDSVRRLRPFLQPILIKQSENESPVTKPMPELIRWTFMAYESFSTEDDVILFVKGVNHRQGLNRSPQEFLCLFGDGTTSFVKTAVTSSIQEVFRCPHPNLMGVISGADSERIKISLEIVTENLVVPSVAYYTPRRSLVIGRPEEPRSILCACTMVHNVAKFLKEWVVYHSMIGVQKFILYNNDSDDDLERVVEELNQDGYNVTTLFWIWPKTQEAGFSHGAVYAKDSCTWMLYVDVDEFVFSPSWDQFKKPSNDMLTSLLSRTPQKTPSSSSLMLPASHRRIGQVVMRCNEFGPSNQTSHPAEGVTQGYTCRRKIEQRHKSMVLLDAMDPSLLNVIHHFQLKEGFRSKTMSMEDAVVNHYKYQAWSEFRTKFRRRVSAYVVDWMQAVNPKSKDRTPGLGFEPIEPKGWAQKFCEVRDERLKLLTQKWFGSTEY, encoded by the coding sequence ATGCGCCCGAGGGTCCGTAAGGCCCTTCTTTCCTGTTTTCTTGCGATCGTTCTCTTCGCTTTCTTTTCTGTTCGTCTCTCTCGCAAGGCAATCTCGGTGGCAACAGTTCGGTACTCGACGTCCAATCTCACTGTTCGATCAAAGATTAACCCGAATAGTCTCAACTATGCGGTCCAAGAGAATCATCATGACCGTGATGCTCAAGAACTCAGCCGCCCCCGGACTCGCCACGTGTCCTCTATATGGGATTCTATCGCCACCCTCTCGGTTCTCTTGCCGGCGTGGGAGGTCCTAGTGATCGTTCCGCCAGAGACTCCCCTCTCTCCCGGTCTCGGCGAGGAGTACCGGtgtatattccaaaataacgcCACGTCGACTGCGACCTTCTCCGGGGTGTTGGCGTTCACGAATCGGACCACGTTCAAGTGCGTTATGCCGGACAGCGTTCGTCGTCTCCGTCCGTTCTTACAGCCGATTCTCATAAAACAGTCGGAGAACGAATCTCCAGTAACGAAACCGATGCCAGAGCTTATAAGGTGGACGTTCATGGCGTACGAGTCTTTCTCAACGGAGGACGACGTCATTCTGTTCGTGAAGGGGGTGAACCACCGCCAGGGACTCAACCGGTCTCCCCAGGAGTTCCTGTGCTTGTTCGGCGACGGAACTACAAGCTTTGTCAAAACCGCAGTTACGAGCTCCATCCAAGAGGTATTCAGGTGTCCTCACCCGAATCTAATGGGAGTTATTTCTGGCGCGGACAGCGAGCGAATAAAAATCTCCCTCGAAATCGTGACAGAAAATCTGGTGGTCCCTTCGGTTGCGTACTACACGCCCCGACGAAGCTTAGTCATAGGGAGACCAGAAGAACCGAGGTCAATATTGTGTGCATGCACCATGGTTCACAACGTGGCTAAGTTCTTGAAAGAGTGGGTCGTGTACCACTCCATGATCGGCGTCCAAAAGTTCATCCTCTACAACAACGACAGCGACGACGATCTTGAACGCGTCGTTGAGGAGCTCAATCAAGACGGTTACAACGTAACGACGCTGTTTTGGATTTGGCCCAAGACCCAGGAGGCTGGGTTCTCACACGGTGCGGTCTACGCTAAGGATTCGTGCACTTGGATGCTGTACGTTGATGTCGATGAATTCGTTTTTAGTCCCTCGTGGGATCAATTTAAGAAACCTTCCAATGACATGCTTACCTCACTTCTGTCGAGGACCCCACAGAAAACGCCGTCGTCTTCGTCATTAATGCTGCCCGCATCACACCGTAGGATCGGCCAAGTCGTTATGAGGTGCAACGAGTTTGGACCGTCGAATCAGACTTCGCATCCAGCGGAGGGTGTAACACAGGGGTACACGTGTCGTCGGAAAATTGAGCAGCGGCACAAGTCCATGGTGCTGTTGGATGCAATGGATCCGTCATTGCTGAACGTGATACACCATTTTCAGTTGAAGGAGGGGTTCAGGTCAAAGACAATGAGCATGGAGGACGCAGTGGTCAACCATTACAAGTATCAAGCGTGGTCCGAATTTCGAACCAAGTTCCGGCGGCGAGTCTCCGCATATGTCGTGGACTGGATGCAAGCAGTCAACCCGAAATCGAAGGATAGGACACCCGGTTTAGGGTTTGAACCGATAGAGCCCAAAGGATGGGCCCAGAAGTTTTGCGAGGTTAGAGATGAGAGATTGAAGTTGTTGACCCAAAAGTGGTTTGGGTCTACTGAGTACTGA